The Sphaeramia orbicularis unplaced genomic scaffold, fSphaOr1.1, whole genome shotgun sequence genome includes a region encoding these proteins:
- the bbs1 gene encoding BBSome complex member BBS1 yields MSVPDPSGDGGKWLDAHYDPVAGLYTFSSCVDLADLSGDGESRLVAGDLGCGASAMKLKVYRGTALMSESALLDLPSGLVAFFMDLHQPRIPAVAVASGPCIYVYKNLRPYFKFTLPGLEVNALEQDVWQQVREGQIDQLTLKEMLEGIRRKADVPLSVRSLHFLSLETNEMDQFIQLHKQQPIRRQTVITVIGTLKKSTADEDGVSCLVIGTESCDVYVLDPEAFIILSKMSLPSVPTLMDVTGQFDVEFRITVACRNGNIYILRRESDKPKYCIELSSHPVGLVRVAKNVVVGCTDESLQGFTQKGKKLWRTLVPAPITTMASMDLPTRGFQAVLVGLANCEVHLYRDKNLLSSIKTPDAVTSVCFGRYGREDGALIMTTRGGGLMVKILKRTATFDERDSAPGPPPAQSVRLNVPKKTKLYVDQTLRERENGTAMHRAFQMDLSRMRLAAAKAYVKALESSMAPVSSSAAEPLKVNAVVQGLGPSFKLTLNIQNTAAARPVLNLAVSFLYDEKLYRVRTPYLRVPLLVPGLVYPLQTFVECTSDKGVSDIIKVFVLREGRSAPLLTAHINMPVSEGLPLA; encoded by the exons ATGTCAGTTCCTGACCCCAGCGGCGACGGCGGGAAGTGGCTGGACGCCCACTACGACCCGGTGGCCGGCCTCTACACCTTCTCGTCGTGCGTGGACCTGGCCGACCTGAGCGGCGACGGAGAGAGTCGTCTGGTGGCGGGCGACCTGGGCTGCGGCGCCTCGGCCATGAAGCTGAAGGTGTACCGCGGCACGGCGCTGATGAGCGAGAGCGCCCTGCTGGACCTGCCCTCCGGCCTGGTGGCCTTCTTCATGGACCTGCACCAGCCGCGCATCCCCGCCGTCGCCGTGGCATCCGGACCCTGCATCTACGTCTACAAGAACCTGAGGCCGTACTTCAAGTTCACACTGCCGGGACTGGAGGTCAACGCCCTGGAGCAG GACGTGTGGCAGCAGGTGAGGGAGGGGCAGATCGACCAGCTGACGCTGAAGGAGATGTTGGAGGGCATCAGGAGGAAGGCGGACGTCCCCCTGTCCGTCCGCTcactccacttcctgtctctggaGACCAATGAGATGGACCAGTTCATCCAACTGCACAAACAGCAGCCAATCAGACGACAG aCCGTCATCACCGTCATTGGGACTCTGAAGAAGAGCACAGCTGATGAAGATGGCGTCAGCTGTCTGGTCATCGGCACCGAGAGCTGTGACGTTTACGTCCTGGACCCAGAAGCCTTCATCATCCTGTCCAAG ATGTCTCTACCCTCCGTCCCCACCCTCATGGATGTGACAGGACAGTTTGACGTGGAGTTCCGCATCACCGTGGCGTGTCGGAATGGAAACATCTACATCTTGCGAAG GGAGTCGGACAAACCCAAGTACTGCATCGAGCTGTCGTCACATCCTGTCGGTCTGGTGAGAGTGGCCAAGAACGTGGTGGTGGGATGCACCGACGAGAGTCTGCAGGGCTTCACACAGAAG GGGAAGAAGCTGTGGCGAACGCTTGTCcccgcccccatcaccaccatGGCGTCCATGGACCTGCCCACGCGGGGCTTCCAGGCGGTCCTGGTGGGCCTGGCCAACTGCGAGGTCCACCTGTACCGCGACAAGAACCTGCTCAGCTCCATCAAGACGCCCGACGCTGTCACCAGTGTCTGCTTCGGCCGCTACGGCCGCGAGGACGGCGCGCTCATCATGACCACCAGAGGAGGTGGGCTGATGGTGAAGATCCTGAAGAGGACGGCGACGTTTGACGAACGGGACAGCGCCCCCGGCCCGCCGCCGGCCCAGAGCGTCCGCCTCAACGTCCCCAAGAAGACCAAACTGTACGTGGACCAAACGCTGCGAGAGCGGGAGAACGGGACGGCCATGCACCGCGCCTTCCAGATGGACCTGAGCCGCATGCGCCTGGCCGCCGCCAAAGCCTACGTGAAGGCGCTGGAGTCCAGCATGGCGCCGGTGTCGTCCAGCGCCGCCGAGCCGCTCAAGGTGAACGCGGTGGTGCAGGGCCTGGGGCCATCCTTCAAACTCACCCTGAACATCCAGAACACGGCGGCGGCGCGGCCCGTCCTCAACCTGGCCGTCAGCTTCCTGTACGACGAGAAGCTGTACCGCGTGCGGACGCCGTACCTGCGCGTGCCGCTGCTGGTGCCCGGCCTCGTCTACCCCCTCCAGACCTTTGTCGAGTGCACCAGCGACAAGGGCGTCTCCGACATCATCAAGGTGTTCGTCCTGCGCGAGGGGCGGAGCGCGCCGCTGCTGACGGCGCACATCAACATGCCCGTCAGCGAAGGTCTGCCGCTCGCCTGA